From Panthera tigris isolate Pti1 chromosome B4, P.tigris_Pti1_mat1.1, whole genome shotgun sequence:
aaaaatgaaaatcgttttaggaagaggaaatacacttacagtaATGTACCataaaaaatccatgtgtaagtggacTTGCACAGTTCAGGCCCCTGGTGTTCAAGGGTCACTTGTAAACCTAAAAAAGAGATGTCCAAAAGTGGTATAATTTCAAGAGCCATTAGGGCAAAGAGTTGTTAACTCTATTGATGCTATGTGAGGTAAGTctgtatatatttccatttatttagattttctctaATGACATTCCATAAATTTATATGCATCTTTCCATGATGGATTACCCTTTTTCATTAGAgttattcctatatattttatattttggatagtatttaaaatcatatcttaaaattttaattttctaatttgttggtatatagaaatgcaattcagtttttgtacattgattttgtatccagtAACTGTGTTAAATTAtatcaattttaatatattatttatgcattcttttagtttttctgtgaaGACAATCCTATATCATTGTAAATGAAGTcaattttgccttttcatttctagTTCTTATATCAATTACCTATTTCCCTTGTTTTATTGTACTTTCTAGGATCTTCAATATAATCTTGAATAAAAGTAGGGATAATGGTTACCTAGCCCTCTTTATGATCTGAAGGTAATTTTAATGTTTCACTGTTAGAGGAGAATGTTTGCTGTTCAGTTTGGTGTATAATCACTTTAATAGCTTAAGGAAGTTCATTTCTATTCCTGGTCTGCTGAGaagtattgttttttaagttataaacagGTATAAATGCAAAATAGATGCATttcctgcatctactgagataatCATGAGGTATTCACTTGTCTGTTAACGTAGTGATTTACATAATTCATTTTCTGATGTGAAATCAACTCTGAATTACTGGAATAAACCCAATTTTGTTCATTATATaaggtattatatttttaatacattgtaGGAGACAGTTTTATTTGAGAATTTTGCCAACAATGTTTGAGAGTGAGATTAGCTTATTTTGTCTTCATCAAGTTTTGGTATCAAAGTTATCATTTAAAAAGTTGAGGtgcacgccagtcagagtggctaaaatgaaaactcaggagactatagatgctggcgaggatgtggagaaacgggaaccctcttgcactgttggtgggaatgcaaactggtgcagctgctctggaaaacattgtggaggttcctcaaaaaattaaaaatagacctaccctatgacccagcagtagcactgctaggaatttacccaagggatacaggagtactgatgcataggggcacttgtacccccatgtttatagcagcactttcaacaagacccaaattatggaaagagcctaaatgtccatcaactgatgaatggataaagaaattgtggtttatatacacaatggaatagtacgtggcaatgagaaagaatactatgtagcaacatggatggaaatggagagtgttatgctaagtgaaataagtcatacagagaaagacagataccatatgttttcactcttatgtggatcctgagaaacttaacagaagaccatgggggaggggaaggaaaaaaaaaaaggttagagagggagggagccaaaacataagagactcttaaaaactgagaacaaactgagggttgatggggggggggggggtgggagggaggggagggtgggtgatgggtattgaggagggcacctgttgggatgagcactgggtgttgtatggaaaccagtttgacaataaatttcatattaaaaaaaataaaaagttgaggtgttttcctctttttccagttATATAAAATTAGATTAACTTTCCTTGATTGAtagtatttgctttaaaatcctATGTCTGGttctttatttatagaaatattatagaaatacattttttaattttaaattccagggtagttaacatacagttttatattagtttcagttgtaccaTATACTGATGGTACCGTATAGTACCATATAGtgatacatcacccagtgctcattatgagaagtgcactccttaatccccattgcctattttacccatccctccccacctcccctctggtaaccattagtttgttctctatagcgaagagtctgtttcttgatctgcctctcctttttttttttttttaaatctttgctcattttttgtttcttaaattccacctatgggtgaaatcatatggtatttgtctttctctgactgactcacttatttcacttagcattaacctctctagctccatccatattgttgcaagtggcaaggtttcattcttttatggcagaataatattctattgtgtatatatcacatcttctttatccattcatctattgatggacacttgggatgctcccataatttggctattgtaaataatgctactataaacatgtaTTATCCCTACATCTATCCTCCCTACAATGCATTATCCctatgaattagtgtttttgtacttttttgagtaaatacccagtagtgagatTACTAGATTGTAGGGGagttctcttttttaactttttggggaaactccaaactgttttccataatggcttcagtttgcattcccaccaacagtgcaagagagtttctttttctccacatccttgccaatacctgcagtttcttgtgttttttatgttacccattctgacaggtgtggggtggtatctcattgtagttttgatttgcatttccctgatgatgagtgatgttgaacatcttttcatgtgtctgttgcccatcgggatgtcttccttggaaaaaatgtttattcatgtgttctgtccatttttaattggattattcattttggggttgttgagttttataagttctttgtatattttattactaaccctttattggttatgtcatttgcatatatctgcTTCCATTCCGtagggtgccttttagttttgtcaattgtttccttcactgtgcagaagctttttattttgatgtaatccaaatagtttatttttgcttttatttctcttgcctcagaaaacatatctggaaaaatgtttttatagctgatgtcagagaaatgactgtctgtgctctcttcataatttttatggtttcaggtctcacatttagatctttaatccattttgaatttatttttgtgtatggtgaggaaaaagtggcccagtttcattcttttacatgtagctgtccagttttcccaacaccatttgttcaagagttttttccccattggatattcgttcctactttgtcaaagattagttgcccatataattatgggtttatttctagattttctatctgttctattgatctatgtctCCAGTTTTGTGCCAGTTCCAGTGTTTTGATTATTACTGCTTTGTAGtgtaacttgaagtctagaattgtgatacctccagatttgtttttttttttcaagattgttttggctattcaggatctcttgtggttccatatacattttatgattttttgttctagttctgtgaaaaatgctgttggtattttgatagggattgcattaaatgtgtagattgctttgggtagtatgcacattttaacaatattttttcttgcaatccatgagcatggaaagtctttccatttctttatgtcatcttcaattttgtgGAAATAATCTTAAACTACTGATTTACTGTATGATTACAAATGTGtgcatgttttctatttctcccttagtcatttctggaaaatagtatcttttctagaacttttctatttattgaagCAGATTTAATGTCATAAATTTTTCCATATTatagtagaattttaaaaacttgtgttAGTTTTCAATTGCTACGTAGCATATTACCACAAATTCAAGGACTTAAGGTAACAcaattttattatcttacaatttccttgggtcaggagtctgggtaTGGTTAGCTGGGTATTCTGCTCAGGGTTGCACCAGGCTGAAATTAAGGAGCCACCAGGTTGTGATTTCATCTGAGGCTTAGGGTCCTCTCCCAAGCTCACTGTTTGTCGGCAAAATCCATTTCTTTGCAGTTGTACTACTGAGGTACCTATCTCCTTGCTGGTGTCAGTCAGACAGTGCTATAAACTCCTAGAGGCTACCCatagttccttgccacatggccGCCACAGGCAGTTCACAATGTGGATGTATGTTCTTTTCCAGCTAGCTGGAGTGttatcttagacttccagccctTCTCTAGCCTGCCATAATgcagttttatataaaataaattttatattttgactttCATTGTTAAGAAGACAGCTGTCAATCTAATTGTGGTTCTTTTGAAGGGAATCTGTCTTTTTATTCAGGTAGCTGttaagtttttctctttgcctctcattTTCAGAAGTTATAATGGTGTGCtcatgtgtgtatttctttttataaataatgtatttttgatGTATTTAGGACCTCTTTAATCTGTAGATTGATGTCTTTTCCAGTTTTGGAAAAATTTCAgctattttctcttcaaatatgtatttgctctatctattctttctttcatcttctttatgACATATCACTCACTTTACTAATCCTTTTATTGGTTGTTTCTAAACATGCTTAAATGCAGATTGAATGTTCCTGGATGTCAGCCCCCAAATTCTTCACTGCTTTTTTAGTGCTTTAGTGCCTTCAAGTGgatagtttaaaatatatgtccAGCTTTTGCTGTTTTTAGTGAGACAGTTGGTCCAAATTACATGGTCCACCAATATCAGAAACAGAAGGCCTCTTATAATTCATTCTGCAAAGTCTGCAGTTATGTGCCCCTTTAATTCTTAGTATtgtttaagtctgtttatttttgatcAGTCATGCCACagttatgaaattatttttttttttaatttttttttttaacgtttatttatttttgagacagagagagacagagcatgaatgggggaggggcagagagagagggagacacagaatccgaagcaggctccaggctctgagccatcagcccagagcccgacgcggggctcgaactcacggactgcgagatcgtgacctgagctgaagtcggacgcttaaccgactgagccacccaggcaccccagttatgaaattattaatttattctatCAATTTAATCAATCTTTAGATTTGTTTGAATTAATtatatgatacatttttattacttctaTGTTCCTTGCATAATCTATTATTCTGTGATTAAGTTGGTAgcttaatttattactttttaacacttattttttttcctaatagaagGAAGTATTGCTCTAGGTACATCCCACAAAATTGTAAATAGTTTCATTACAAGTTTTGGATTTGTAAAATtgtctaatttttattatcatcaaTTCTTTTGTTGAAAGCTGGACATGAGGTATTGGGTAAAAGGAACTGaggtaaataggcctttagtggGAAGTTTTGTGTTAGGCATTAGGCAGTGTTTACTGTTTGCTGTAGTTGTGGTGTCAGAGGTTAAAATGTCCTCGTGTCCTCGTTTTTGTCtcatttgctgtttttttgtttccccAGAGACTCCTTCataaataaggtctgaggattCAGCTCTTTCAGCTGTACTCCTTGAAATTCTCCAGCCTTATTGATGTGGTAGCAAGGTACAGGGGAGTGGAAGAATTCCATAGTcttatgattaggtctcagtctccTAGTGAGCCTTTGTCCCTGGGCTGTAACCTTCATAGGTCcctctcagttttccttttttttcttggatcCTCCCCCAGATTTGTTAGGTTCTCACAAAATAGTTTTCCTTGAGGGCAGGCTGTTAGGGAGAACAGTGCTCTCTGGGTTTATTTCAAAATGCTaacttttcccttcctcttgctGAAGCACAGGGGGTTTATTTCCTGATGTTCATCATGAGAAACCGATGGGGCTGCTGGAAGTAAAACTCATGAAACTACGAGAGCTCCTCTGAGGGCAGGACCTCAGTAGTTTTTATCTCTGAAGCTAGCCTATGCTCAGTCTCTAGTAATAGttcattttcctttaatgttCTGACCAGGCTCAAGATGCAGCTTCTACTCCCAGAAAGCTGTAACTTTCTGTGTTCCCTTGTCTCCTAGTTTTTGGGGTGGTGGTTTTTTCTGTGACTTCAATTCTCTGATAGATCTAAGAAGTCTTGTGACTTTCAGTTTGTTTACCCTTTTTTATTGGTGAGTGTGGGAGCAGCAACTTCCaagctttttattctttccacGTTGGACTAGACTTATACTTCATTCTTTGGTATGTAGGTTAATTAGAgttgtgtttcttaatttctaacCATATGGGCTTCCTTCTAGTTATCTTTTTGATACTGATTTCTAACGTAACTGTATCATGGTCAGAGAACTTGATCTGTATGATTCCATATCTAAAATGTTTTGAGATATGCTTTATTGACTAGTATATGgcctattttgaaaaaattttcaattCACGGTTGCTAATATGTGCCTGGTACTTGTTAGTCAGTGTTCTGGGAGGAAATGGTTGGCATACTTAAATAGGACTAATGATGGGGCTTACCAGGATGTGAATAGGATTAGGGGAATCAGAAAGGGATGTTGAAGCATCCCAGGCTCTCAAGAGCAGAAAGCAGGTACCACCTTATGGGAACAGGAAAGGGAGATTTTGGAGAAGGACACCTGACAGTAATTCTGGGACAtcagggaagaagcagaagaataaaGAGCCTCACTCACTAATTCTCCTGACTTCCTCTATCCTGCTAAGTAACTCTTATTAGTTGAGCCCAACAGGATGTAGAAGGCAACGAAACCCATTGAGGCAGCAAACAAAGGTCTGTCTGCCAGGACACAGATAAGAGGGAGAAGGTATGTATTTAGTTCtataggggaaaagaaaatatccatcATACATAAAAGGAAGAGTGGATCCTTTATATGAGAGGAGCATATGGGTGGGGGAAATATACACATTGATGAAAGAGGGAGATTGATAAGGTGAATGAGAAAAATGTTGACATTCTAGGAAGTATTCCTATTAGAGGGCACATGGTTTTCACGGGTTGCACTGAATGGCATTTGCAGGAATCATAATGCAAATGAGCAAAGGCAATGAATGATAGGATTGAGCTAGGCAAGAATGTGAGATTGGTGGGAACAAGAGAAAGAtcactgatggatggatgaagttTGAATGGAAGTAACAGAGGAAATGGGCAGAATTTAAGTAGGAGTCCATGCTAGTGGCAGGCAGAAGGATGTGATTGAGTAGGAAAAGTCCTATAATTTGAGATAAGTAGAGGAGTAAGGGTAGACTCAGATAGGGATAAACACAGAGGTTTTAGAGCAGGTTTTATCACATCTACTTATATAGATTGTTGCTGTGGCAGTGCCAGCAGAAATCCTGCCCATGGTAAACCAGAAGTGTCTTTGTAGACAAAATTCTGCATCCTAAATTCTTGGTTTcctcctgcctctttttttcccatatCAATTCCTCTCATCATCTTCCTCATTCTGTCCTTTTAATACTTTATCTCCTGACCAGGGTTACTCAACCTCAGCATTATTGATTTCTTGGGTTGCATAATTCTTTATTATGGGGGTTGTTCTGTGTATtgtaggatgttcagcagcacCCCCGACCCCTACATACTAGGTGCCAGTTGCACACACCCTCCTCCtgttatgacaaccaaaaaatgtcttcagatattGCCAAATACCTCCTGGGGGAGGTAATTATCCCTGCTGAGAACTCCTGCTCTAGACTTTAGGTAACTGAATAggggcagggaagaaagagatAGAGGTGTGAGCAGAGTCTTGGAAATGTAGTGTATTATAAGTaaaacaagagagaggaagaaatcttcaagaacaaaagggaaatatttaaattgaaaaacatgCGTCCAGGCAGGGCACAAAATTTTTCCAGCGAAAgtgaacaaatacacaaataacttAAAGTgctctttttatattcttataaaatgCAGATGTCACTGGAAGCTTCCCTGACCctacaagatttcattctatagCTCCCACTCCCAGTTTACAATCTGGGGATGTGGATGCACCCCTCAGACTTCCTGTTCttgcctctgccctcccacctctCCATTAATAATTCACATGTATTTGGCATATAGCTCCTCCTCTTGTTTCCTTGGAGGAGTAATACAATCCTATTCATCAGTTCTTACTTTTTCTGGGAACTTTCTTGGAGAATTTTGTAGCCACCATATAGGGATAATATTACATACCCCTTAACACATTTCTCCCATCCATTGCTTTTTCCCAAACTTCTATACatccctttgtttccctcatgGCTCTCAGTCTGTTCTTTTCCCAAAGCTGGGGCTCCTGCTAATTGCCTTTGCCCTAGAAAGAAATGCTCCAAAGAATGGAATGGTCATCCTCTTACTGTCTTTCTCTTGAAGAGCTTACTCCCTTTCCCCCAAATTTGGAATaaacttttccatttcattttactcGCCCCTCCAATCATGAACATGTATCAGTAagagaaatttggaaagataaatctATACTGGAAGTGAAATCAGACAGATGAGCATTAGACATCAACAGGATCTTCCAGGGCTGATGCTAGTAGAAAGAAAGCTATGAATGCTCTTTCCTGGAGGCTCTCAGCATTGGAGAGTTGCCCAATTGTCAAGACTTGGGTGGGCGGGGGGAGACCTCTCTTCCAGGAGTCTTCCCACTAGATAGATTCTGCCTGGGCCAGGCTGGTCCTCCCAAGGGCCCTCACCATGGCCCCCTTCATTTCCTTGTTTCGAAAACTATAGATGATGGGGTTGCACATGGGGGTGATGATGGtgtagagaagggagaaaggcttGTCTTTGTCAGGGCCGTGTGTGCTGCGAGGATTCATGTAAGAGAACATGGCTGAGGTATAGAAAAAGATGACCACAGTCAGATGGGAGGCACAAGTAGAGAAGGTCTTCCCCCGACCTGAGGAGGAGGTTCTGCCAAGGATGGAGGCCAGGATGCGGGCGTAGGAGATAACAATGAGCACCATGGGGCTGAGCAGCACCACGATGGCATCGGCAAAGATCATTTTCAGGCTAAACTGGGGGTCTCCACAAGAGAGGGCAATCACTATGGGGGCCTCACAGAAGAAGTTTTCTATGTGGTTGTCTCTACAGAATGGACCACGAAATGTCATATAATCAAGCAGAATGCCATTGATTAGCCCAAAGAACCAGGCAGTACTCACCAGCCTCACACAGACCTGCCGGCTCATGATGTGTGCATAGCTGAGTGGGTGGCAGATAGCAACGTAACGGTCATAGGCCATAAAAGCCAAGAGGATGCACTCGGCCACACCTACACCAAAAACCAGGTACATCTGGGTCAAGCAGGAGGCAAAGGAGACAGTGTGGTTCTTGACCACCAGGTGGATTAGCATCTgtgggatggtggtggtgatgaagcAGACATCCAGGAAGGACAGATGGccaaggaagaagtacatggggctGTTGAGTCTGGGGTCTGTCcaggtgatgaagatgatgaggCCATTCATGGCCATGGCAAGGCTGTAGAGGGCTAGGAAGAGGGCAAAGAGCAATGCCCGAGTGGAAGAGGAGCTCTGCTCGAAGCCCACGAGGATAAACTCTGTCACTGTGCTCCCATTCCTTAGGTCCACCATCTGCGGCCTGCTtgaggagggaggacaggaaaAGCACAGGTGAGCCAGCTATGTGTGGATGCTACCTAGTTGTATAAAGACAAAGGggacaaaggaatgaaaaagacagaaattttaGTACATTCTATGTGAGTCAATATTGTCATGGGCACTGAAAATGCTAGTGCTATTGTAGGCTGTACTAGTGGAACCATATTATGAACCGAGGGAGATTCTGTTGTACCTTGTGTGAATCAGGCTGCATCTGAAAATATCGTATCCAGTTCTTGGACCTCTATTTTAAATGGTTATCCACTGGGACTACCCATATCCATGGGGCTATGTTCATGAGACAAACAAGATGGTGAAAGATCTGGGAACCACGTGACAAAGCTTTGAAGGAAACTTTAAAGAAGACTCAAGAAATCTGAGACGTCCATTTAAATATTAATGGGATCTCCATCTAGAGGagtgaattttctatttctgtatgcTGTCAATAAGTAGAACTTGAACCAGAGAGtagaaatatcagagaaaaaaaatgagtgataTTTCTAATCGcacattttctttctgctcttaaCTACAAAAGCAATGCCTGTTCATTATAGAACATctagaaaataccaaaaaaaaagcaaaattaagtaaataaaaacaaccacCTAGAGAGAAACTACATCAATATTTTAGTTTATGCTTTTtcaatcattttgttttgtgtgtttatattttaaaagcttttaagatCAACATAAGGTCTGAGTAGAACCTGCCTTCAAAACTTAAGTTGGTGAGAAGTATAGCTTCAGGAAGAAATGCAGCACTGATTCCAGGTTGGAGGATTCCAATAGGGAGAAAGTATAAAGGATAAACATTCATCTTTTGTTTGAATGGGCAGTTGGGAACAATTGCATTCCAACCCATTTTGCAGCcccaaataatttattcatttgataaGTGAATGTCTACTATGTTTCACATATTGTGCTAAGTGCCATGGATATAAAATCATTAATGAGACCTTTCTCCCTGACCTAATGGGTATTATACTATATCCTAAGTCATTAGATCAAGGGGATAAGTGAGAATATAGAGAATccatataatatatgcataatattaacaaaaaagcATACATTTATAAGCAAATATATTTCAAACTCTCTTGCCTCCATACAGGGAATGTATCTTTTTGAAAGGTCATgaaacatttgtaaaatactGTTGTTATATTAGAGTACAAAGAAACCTTAAATGAATTCCAAAGATCCCAAAGAGTGCAGACTATGTTCACTATGCTAACACTGGGcattaatattcttaaatttctgtATAGAGGGGATTtcttaaaattgtgtttattttcttctcttgagggagaaaaagagcacaGTGGCTGGTCAGCTTGTTTATGGGATTTTGCTTACCAATATTGTGTATCATCCcattgtatgctttaaatatcttataattttgtcaattaGACCTCATTAAAGCTGAAAAAAGTCTGTCAAATCCAAGTGGATAAAAGAGAATATTGTTtgctgaggtttttgtttttgttttacttcaagAAAATTAGTAAACTCTTACtggaaattttacatttcaaatgtgtttctttgataaataaattgtaaataacACTCTTCTGATTAGCAAGGCTGCAGGAGCATTGTCCCATTTGTGCACTGCACAAAGGCTCCTGAAGGGAAGAGTGAATGCTGAAATCCAGCCTATGTAATCTAGCCTGTGCTCAATTTATCAAGCTGTGCACCCTGGTGAGGTGTGAGTTCAAGAGAAGTGGT
This genomic window contains:
- the LOC102956879 gene encoding olfactory receptor 10AD1-like, with translation MVDLRNGSTVTEFILVGFEQSSSSTRALLFALFLALYSLAMAMNGLIIFITWTDPRLNSPMYFFLGHLSFLDVCFITTTIPQMLIHLVVKNHTVSFASCLTQMYLVFGVGVAECILLAFMAYDRYVAICHPLSYAHIMSRQVCVRLVSTAWFFGLINGILLDYMTFRGPFCRDNHIENFFCEAPIVIALSCGDPQFSLKMIFADAIVVLLSPMVLIVISYARILASILGRTSSSGRGKTFSTCASHLTVVIFFYTSAMFSYMNPRSTHGPDKDKPFSLLYTIITPMCNPIIYSFRNKEMKGAMVRALGRTSLAQAESI